From Candidatus Paceibacterota bacterium:
TTGAAACCGGCCGCTTGCATTTGCTCGGCGGCAACCTGTGCGTTCAAAATCTCTACGCCTCGCAAACTTGTATTCCCAATAATGATACACGCCTTGCCTCCGGTTTTGAGTACGCGGTACATTTCAGCAAAAACTTTTTTCATATCCAAAAAGTAATTCGCAACATCAATAGCAAGCGGCCGTTCAACTTGTATTAAGTCATCAACAATTTTTTTCGCAATCAAGCTGTTAAAGTCGCCGTTTTTTTCGGCTTTCGAACTTGTACCGATAAAGTTTCTGCGAAAATCTAAAAATCCATTACTAAAGTGGTGCCATTTCTTAAAATGTTTTGGGTCGTCGCCGAACCAAAGGAGTGAGAGTTGGTGCAGGTCGGCGTACTCATATGAAGTTACATAAGGCGGCGAAGTGATAATGAGGTCAATAGTTTCCTCATCAATCGGGAATTTCTTTGTTGAATCTCGCCGATACATTTTTGCGGCGACATTTGTATATCCGGATTGAGCAAGTGTAGTATAAAATCGCTCATTCTTTTTTATCATTGAATCTAAGTGTCGCAAAAATGACTCCTTTGGGTTCGGCACAACCTTATCCTTATCAATCGTTGGTTTGATACTTTTCATCAACCAGCGCGAACAATTTTTGAGATTGTGCGAAAAGGCACAGAGAAAAAAACGGCGAACATTATGATTTTTGATTTTCTTGATTACGAGATAAATTTTGTCTAATTCGGCAATCGTTGGTTCATCAAACCAATATGAAATTCGCGTATGGTGATTGAAGGATACTTGTGGCGCGTTTTCGTAATTTGTCAAAAATTTCGCTCTGTGATTTGTGAGCGTTCGCGGTTTGATAGGAGTGGTCTTTGTTTGCGTGATAAGTTTGGCAACCGGATTTATATCAAAACCAACGCTCTTGTGTCCCAACATCTTTGCTTCAACCAAAGTTGTACCGCACCCCCC
This genomic window contains:
- a CDS encoding DNA methyltransferase; translated protein: MLTVSTSIQRQFKTLQPREEWSFRDAGRSQTTAFTHDYHRYPAKFIPQIVRKLIEDYAPSGTQVVCDPFGGCGTTLVEAKMLGHKSVGFDINPVAKLITQTKTTPIKPRTLTNHRAKFLTNYENAPQVSFNHHTRISYWFDEPTIAELDKIYLVIKKIKNHNVRRFFLCAFSHNLKNCSRWLMKSIKPTIDKDKVVPNPKESFLRHLDSMIKKNERFYTTLAQSGYTNVAAKMYRRDSTKKFPIDEETIDLIITSPPYVTSYEYADLHQLSLLWFGDDPKHFKKWHHFSNGFLDFRRNFIGTSSKAEKNGDFNSLIAKKIVDDLIQVERPLAIDVANYFLDMKKVFAEMYRVLKTGGKACIIIGNTSLRGVEILNAQVAAEQMQAAGFNKLDFIKREIPNKMITPWRDIESGKFTGMSNPSKTRAYEFEYVVVMEKI